One genomic segment of Myxococcales bacterium includes these proteins:
- a CDS encoding CTP synthase has translation MSRKPTKYVFVTGGVVSSIGKGLASASVGALLEARGLRITHVKLDPYINVDPGTMSPYQHGEVFVTDDGAETDLDLGHYERFTTVRMTRANNLTTGRIYEAVISKERRGEYLGATVQVIPHITDEIKARVRDATSGVDVAIIEIGGTVGDIESLPFLEAIRQMKIEAGPQNALSMHVTLVPYIPTAGELKTKPTQHSVKEMREIGIQPDILICRTERPLTRSTKEKISMFSNVAVEAVVSAIDVGCIYEVPLWFNKEGLDYLICERLNIWSRQPDLSAWQRTVDRFTRPARGSVTIGVVGKYVHLRDAYKSLHESLVHGGLQNECKVELEYIDSEEIEQAGAEAKLAHLDAILVPGGFGDRGTEGKISAIQYARENKVPFFGICLGMQLAVVEFARHVANLAGASSTEFDKDCAHPVIDFLPDQRGTRNKGGTMRLGAFPCSLKPGTIAAEAYGATEISERHRHRYEFANEYKDQLEGAGLVLSGTSPDKKLVEMVELREHPYFLGCQFHPEFKSRPAQAHPLFARFVKAALERQALRTRGQEGKKPTPQPEVN, from the coding sequence ATGAGCCGGAAACCGACGAAGTACGTGTTTGTTACCGGCGGCGTCGTCTCGTCCATTGGCAAGGGCTTGGCTAGCGCGTCCGTTGGAGCCCTCCTCGAAGCGCGAGGTCTACGCATCACCCATGTGAAGCTCGACCCGTACATTAACGTCGACCCGGGCACGATGAGCCCGTACCAGCACGGCGAGGTCTTCGTCACCGACGATGGCGCCGAGACGGATCTCGATCTCGGGCACTACGAGCGCTTCACGACGGTGCGCATGACGCGGGCCAACAACCTGACGACGGGCCGCATCTACGAGGCGGTCATCTCGAAGGAGCGGCGCGGTGAATACCTCGGCGCCACGGTGCAGGTGATTCCGCATATCACCGACGAGATCAAGGCGCGCGTGCGCGACGCCACGAGCGGCGTCGACGTTGCCATCATCGAGATCGGTGGCACCGTCGGCGACATCGAGTCGCTGCCGTTCCTCGAAGCGATCCGCCAAATGAAGATCGAGGCGGGCCCGCAGAACGCCCTCAGCATGCACGTGACGCTGGTGCCGTACATCCCTACGGCCGGCGAGCTCAAGACGAAGCCCACGCAACACTCCGTCAAGGAGATGCGCGAGATCGGCATCCAGCCCGACATCCTCATCTGCCGCACGGAGCGACCCCTAACGCGGAGCACCAAGGAGAAGATCTCGATGTTCTCCAACGTCGCCGTCGAGGCCGTCGTCTCGGCCATCGACGTCGGCTGCATCTACGAGGTGCCCCTTTGGTTCAACAAGGAGGGGCTCGACTATCTCATCTGCGAGCGGCTCAACATCTGGAGTCGCCAGCCTGATCTGTCGGCGTGGCAACGCACCGTTGACCGCTTCACCCGACCGGCGCGCGGCAGCGTGACCATCGGCGTCGTTGGCAAGTACGTGCACCTACGCGACGCGTACAAATCGCTCCATGAGTCGCTGGTCCACGGCGGCCTTCAGAACGAGTGCAAGGTCGAGCTCGAATACATCGACTCGGAAGAGATCGAACAGGCTGGCGCCGAGGCGAAGCTTGCCCACCTCGACGCGATCCTCGTGCCCGGTGGCTTCGGCGACCGGGGCACCGAAGGAAAGATCTCCGCGATTCAATACGCGCGTGAGAACAAGGTTCCGTTCTTTGGCATTTGCCTCGGCATGCAGCTCGCCGTCGTGGAGTTTGCGCGCCACGTCGCCAACCTCGCTGGCGCGAGCTCCACGGAGTTCGACAAGGACTGCGCCCACCCCGTCATCGACTTCCTCCCCGACCAACGCGGCACGCGCAACAAGGGCGGCACGATGCGCCTCGGAGCTTTCCCCTGCTCGCTGAAGCCCGGCACCATCGCCGCCGAAGCCTACGGCGCCACCGAGATCTCCGAGCGCCACCGGCACCGCTACGAGTTCGCCAACGAATACAAAGACCAGCTCGAGGGCGCGGGCCTCGTCCTGTCGGGCACGTCGCCCGACAAGAAGCTCGTCGAAATGGTCGAGCTGCGCGAGCACCCCTATTTCTTGGGATGCCAGTTCCACCCCGAGTTCAAGAGCCGCCCGGCGCAAGCGCACCCGCTCTTTGCGCGCTTCGTGAAGGCGGCCCTCGAGCGCCAAGCCCTCCGCACGCGCGGCCAAGAGGGCAAGAAGCCCACGCCGCAACCGGAAGTCAACTGA
- a CDS encoding YkgJ family cysteine cluster protein, with translation MSPLFRMRVTRPVVRSFKAAYAREAIAHVRQGGLAIFWESEKRARLVFQEPREGNDQDLGEWALLDLGKQRFDVESRGAFRGLATSLVPREHHDIVEGWVRRDSVWRGATRKVSFDCLECGACCRDNEVVLQKVDIVRFQKGGRPDLLKKPYARRRRDKKIVLTLLKSKDCRHLQKDNKCRIYPLRPDACSLFPVASECCLFAREEELGLVDGARD, from the coding sequence GTGTCACCTCTCTTCCGCATGCGCGTCACACGCCCCGTCGTTCGCTCGTTCAAGGCCGCTTACGCCCGCGAGGCCATCGCTCACGTTCGCCAAGGCGGGCTCGCCATCTTTTGGGAGTCGGAAAAGCGAGCGCGCCTCGTGTTCCAAGAGCCGCGCGAAGGCAACGATCAAGACCTCGGCGAGTGGGCGCTCTTGGACTTGGGCAAGCAGCGCTTTGACGTCGAGAGCCGCGGCGCCTTTCGCGGCCTCGCCACCTCGCTCGTGCCGCGCGAGCACCACGACATCGTAGAAGGTTGGGTTCGGCGCGACTCGGTCTGGCGAGGCGCCACGCGCAAGGTCTCCTTCGACTGCCTCGAGTGTGGGGCGTGTTGCCGCGACAACGAGGTGGTGCTGCAGAAGGTCGACATCGTGCGCTTTCAGAAGGGCGGCCGGCCGGACCTCCTCAAGAAGCCCTACGCGCGGCGGCGCCGCGACAAGAAGATTGTGCTGACGCTGCTCAAGTCGAAGGACTGCCGGCACCTCCAAAAGGACAACAAGTGCCGCATCTACCCGCTGCGTCCCGACGCGTGCAGCTTGTTTCCCGTGGCGAGCGAGTGTTGCCTCTTCGCGCGGGAAGAGGAGCTCGGCCTCGTCGACGGTGCCAGAGACTGA
- a CDS encoding murein L,D-transpeptidase catalytic domain family protein has protein sequence MRLSTHSLVVLAFLGLTACSVAATDDDSGGEPAADESALTIDGFVEPTAEDEAHMVERFPQLDPDRVVPRDLLYRAVAFWELNRERVTNRRYLSVIDFSRHSSKKRLFIVEMDTGRVDAHVVAHGSGSDPDHTGYARRFSNVSGSNASSVGFYLTGETYQGNHGLSLRLDGVSDTNSNARSRAVVMHSADYVEEGSAKQGRSWGCPAIPNNMREAIIRRLKGGSVLYIERAGRGDP, from the coding sequence ATGCGGCTCTCGACTCACTCACTGGTTGTTCTGGCGTTCCTCGGATTGACCGCGTGCTCCGTTGCCGCGACAGACGACGATTCGGGTGGCGAGCCGGCCGCCGACGAGAGCGCGCTCACCATCGACGGATTCGTAGAACCGACGGCGGAGGACGAGGCTCACATGGTGGAGCGCTTCCCCCAGCTTGACCCGGACCGCGTTGTGCCGCGCGACCTTCTCTACCGAGCCGTCGCCTTCTGGGAGCTCAATCGCGAGCGCGTGACCAATCGCCGGTACCTCAGCGTCATCGACTTTTCGCGGCACTCGTCGAAGAAGCGCCTCTTCATCGTCGAAATGGACACGGGGCGCGTCGACGCTCACGTGGTGGCGCACGGCTCCGGTAGCGATCCCGACCACACTGGCTACGCGCGGCGCTTCAGCAACGTCTCGGGCTCCAACGCCTCGTCGGTGGGCTTCTACCTCACGGGGGAGACCTACCAAGGCAATCACGGTTTGTCGCTTCGCCTCGATGGCGTGTCGGACACCAACAGCAACGCACGGTCGCGAGCGGTGGTGATGCACAGCGCCGACTACGTCGAGGAGGGCTCGGCGAAGCAGGGGCGCTCCTGGGGTTGCCCAGCGATCCCCAACAACATGCGCGAGGCGATCATTCGGCGGCTGAAGGGAGGAAGCGTCCTCTACATCGAGCGGGCGGGTCGAGGCGACCCGTGA